One region of Pyramidobacter sp. YE332 genomic DNA includes:
- a CDS encoding type II toxin-antitoxin system RelB/DinJ family antitoxin yields MAQKSANLYVRIEPDVKEQAESILSALGVPASNAINMFYKQIIIHRGLPFEVVLPARRPLDLSEMSAVELSEELEKGYADMKAGRTKPAKEFFLAIRKGYAL; encoded by the coding sequence ATGGCACAGAAATCTGCTAATTTATATGTAAGGATCGAACCGGATGTCAAAGAACAGGCGGAAAGCATTTTGTCTGCGTTAGGCGTGCCGGCTTCCAATGCCATCAATATGTTTTACAAACAGATCATCATCCACAGAGGGCTTCCGTTTGAAGTTGTACTTCCCGCCAGAAGACCGCTTGATCTGTCGGAAATGAGCGCAGTGGAGTTGTCGGAGGAACTTGAGAAAGGATATGCGGACATGAAGGCTGGAAGAACTAAGCCGGCGAAGGAGTTCTTTTTAGCGATCCGTAAAGGCTATGCCTTATGA
- the rpsO gene encoding 30S ribosomal protein S15 — MLEKSVKTELIEKYRVHPTDTGSPEVQIAVLTQRIRDLTDHLRVHIHDHHSKKGLLTLVGKRRKLLRYLSGKDFNRYKQLIESLGLRH; from the coding sequence ATGTTGGAGAAGTCAGTCAAAACCGAGCTCATCGAGAAGTATCGCGTGCATCCCACCGATACCGGCTCGCCCGAAGTGCAGATCGCCGTTCTCACGCAGAGGATTCGCGATCTGACCGATCACCTGCGCGTGCACATCCACGACCACCATTCCAAGAAGGGCCTTCTGACCCTTGTCGGCAAGCGCCGCAAGCTTCTGCGCTATCTGAGCGGAAAGGATTTCAACCGCTACAAGCAGCTGATCGAAAGCCTGGGCCTTCGCCATTAA
- a CDS encoding aminotransferase class I/II-fold pyridoxal phosphate-dependent enzyme has protein sequence MKKLEAVLTAELEKLKQEGRLKGKEQIIVDVKKGEGAKGPRYFLKGEGGKEFIRMNSNSYLGLSLREDMIAAEEEGTRKYGVGPGAVRFISGTFKAHRDLEHKLAAFHGREDAMIFSAAYVTVGGVLTSLISKETFVISDELNHNSIINAIKLGLGKSGLRAVSKHNSLDDLKRCLDEAVKSGAKRALVVTDGIFSMRGDHAPLKEIVELVHSYDDRFAEDAFVVVDDSHGVGAFGRTGRGTEEITGARVDVLMGTLGKAYGVNGGYVVGSRALITYLREHAAMYIYSNPITVGEAYAAIKALEILDSEEGRTILAHLRAVTKRFEDGLVALGYETIPGEHPVTPLVLHDTARTKALVAHLTEHGVLATGMTYPVVPKGAEEIRFQINADHTEADIDEVLSAIASFKG, from the coding sequence ATGAAAAAACTCGAAGCGGTACTGACGGCGGAGCTTGAAAAGTTGAAGCAGGAAGGCCGTCTGAAGGGCAAAGAACAGATCATCGTCGACGTGAAAAAGGGCGAAGGCGCCAAGGGGCCCCGTTATTTCCTGAAAGGGGAGGGCGGCAAGGAATTCATCCGCATGAATTCCAATTCCTATCTGGGCCTGTCGCTGCGCGAGGACATGATCGCCGCGGAGGAAGAGGGCACGCGCAAGTACGGCGTCGGTCCCGGCGCGGTCCGCTTCATCAGCGGCACCTTCAAGGCGCACCGCGACCTGGAGCACAAGCTGGCTGCCTTCCACGGCCGCGAGGACGCCATGATCTTCAGCGCCGCCTACGTGACCGTCGGCGGCGTCCTGACCTCGCTGATCAGCAAGGAAACCTTCGTCATCAGCGACGAACTGAACCACAACAGCATCATCAACGCCATCAAACTCGGCCTGGGCAAGTCGGGGCTGCGCGCCGTCTCCAAGCACAACTCTCTCGACGACCTCAAGCGCTGTCTGGACGAAGCCGTCAAGAGCGGGGCCAAGCGCGCTCTGGTGGTGACCGACGGCATCTTCAGCATGAGAGGCGACCACGCGCCTTTGAAGGAGATCGTCGAGCTGGTGCACAGCTATGACGATCGCTTCGCCGAGGACGCCTTCGTCGTGGTCGACGATTCCCACGGCGTCGGCGCGTTCGGCAGGACGGGGCGCGGCACGGAGGAGATCACCGGCGCCCGCGTCGACGTGCTGATGGGCACGCTCGGCAAGGCGTACGGCGTCAACGGCGGCTACGTCGTCGGTTCGCGCGCGCTGATCACGTATCTGCGCGAGCACGCCGCCATGTACATCTATTCCAATCCCATCACCGTCGGCGAAGCCTATGCCGCCATAAAGGCGCTGGAGATCCTCGACAGCGAAGAAGGCCGCACGATCCTCGCTCATCTGCGCGCCGTGACCAAGCGTTTCGAGGACGGCCTGGTCGCGCTCGGTTACGAGACGATCCCCGGCGAACACCCCGTGACGCCGCTCGTGCTTCACGACACGGCCCGTACCAAAGCGCTGGTCGCGCACCTGACGGAGCACGGCGTGCTGGCCACCGGCATGACCTATCCCGTGGTGCCCAAGGGCGCCGAGGAGATCCGCTTCCAGATCAACGCGGACCACACCGAAGCCGACATCGACGAAGTGCTGTCGGCGATCGCCTCGTTCAAGGGTTAG
- a CDS encoding polyribonucleotide nucleotidyltransferase yields the protein MEKTYTLNVGGQDLVFKTGKVAKQANAAVVASHGETTILTTACMSDKPRVGLDFFPLLVDFEERYYAAGKIPGGYIKREGRPSQTAILSARVVDRSIRSLFDDSMRNDVHVVATVLAVDQKNPANILAINAASVALTISNIPWGGPVGAVRMGCIGGELVVNPTEEQMAESTLDLTVAGHAGGITMVEAGAKEVPEELLVNALQTAQDEIKKIVAFQLRIREEIGQPKTELPAPLAIEEIDRWVKDNLSEETAKAVMIHGKKERGAAISALVEKATAHFADLYADAEGYIAGAVEALVKSTMRTITARDKIRADGRATDEIRPISCEVNVLPKVHGSALFTRGETQALVVTTLGMLGEDDQIIDGLKLDEPNKRFLLHYNFPPYSVGEIKPMRGPGRREIGHGALAERALAPLVPGEEEFPYVVRVVSDILESNGSSSQASICGGSLSMMAAGVPMKKHVAGIAMGLIKEGDDMVILTDIQGLEDHYGDMDFKVAGTRDGVTALQMDNKAGGITREVLSRALMQAHQARMQILDAMEACIPEPAPLSPNAPRIFTMNIDVDKIRDVIGPGGKIIRNIVQESGAKINVEDDGSVYICAVSPDSVEKARRMIHDIVREVEAGEAFYGTVTRLMAFGAFVEVLPGKEGLLHISEISTKHIGKVEDVFAPGDHVIVEVKEIDDQNRINLSRRRLLADPALIESAGLTQYLPAEEERDKMIAALPDASAPSRDRTPRRDGDRERRGDRGPFRRDRR from the coding sequence ATGGAAAAGACCTACACACTGAACGTCGGCGGCCAGGATCTGGTTTTCAAAACCGGAAAAGTCGCCAAGCAGGCCAACGCGGCCGTTGTCGCGTCTCATGGAGAAACGACCATTCTCACCACCGCCTGCATGTCGGACAAGCCCCGCGTGGGATTGGATTTCTTTCCCCTGCTCGTCGATTTTGAAGAACGCTATTACGCCGCCGGCAAGATCCCAGGCGGCTACATCAAGAGGGAAGGCCGTCCTTCCCAGACCGCCATTCTCAGCGCCCGCGTCGTCGACCGCTCGATCCGTTCGCTCTTCGACGATTCCATGCGCAACGACGTGCACGTCGTCGCCACGGTGCTGGCCGTCGATCAGAAGAATCCCGCCAACATCCTCGCCATCAACGCCGCTTCCGTGGCGCTGACGATCTCCAACATCCCCTGGGGCGGCCCGGTCGGCGCCGTGCGCATGGGCTGCATCGGCGGCGAACTCGTCGTCAATCCCACCGAGGAGCAGATGGCCGAGAGCACGCTCGACCTGACGGTGGCCGGACACGCCGGCGGCATCACCATGGTCGAAGCCGGCGCCAAGGAAGTTCCCGAAGAACTGCTCGTCAATGCGCTGCAGACGGCGCAGGACGAGATCAAAAAGATCGTCGCGTTTCAGCTGCGGATCCGCGAGGAGATCGGCCAGCCCAAGACGGAGCTGCCCGCGCCGCTGGCGATCGAAGAGATCGACCGCTGGGTGAAGGACAACCTGAGCGAAGAGACCGCGAAGGCCGTGATGATCCACGGCAAAAAGGAGCGCGGCGCCGCGATCTCCGCGCTGGTGGAGAAGGCGACGGCCCATTTCGCTGATCTTTACGCCGACGCCGAAGGCTACATCGCCGGCGCGGTGGAAGCGCTGGTCAAAAGCACGATGCGCACGATCACGGCCCGCGACAAGATCCGCGCCGACGGCCGCGCCACCGACGAGATCCGCCCGATTTCCTGCGAAGTGAACGTGCTGCCCAAAGTCCACGGTTCGGCGCTGTTCACCCGCGGCGAGACGCAGGCCCTGGTAGTCACCACGCTCGGCATGCTGGGCGAAGACGATCAGATCATCGACGGTCTGAAACTCGACGAGCCCAACAAAAGATTCCTGCTGCACTACAACTTCCCGCCCTATTCCGTGGGCGAGATCAAGCCCATGCGCGGCCCCGGACGGCGCGAGATCGGCCACGGCGCTCTCGCCGAGCGCGCGCTGGCGCCGCTGGTGCCCGGCGAAGAAGAATTTCCCTACGTCGTCCGCGTCGTCTCCGACATTCTCGAGTCCAACGGCTCCAGCTCGCAGGCTTCGATCTGCGGCGGCAGCCTTTCGATGATGGCCGCCGGCGTGCCCATGAAAAAGCACGTGGCCGGCATCGCCATGGGGCTGATCAAGGAAGGCGACGACATGGTCATCCTCACCGACATCCAGGGACTTGAGGATCACTACGGCGACATGGACTTCAAAGTCGCCGGCACCCGCGACGGCGTCACGGCGCTGCAGATGGACAACAAAGCCGGCGGCATCACCCGCGAGGTTCTGTCTCGCGCGCTGATGCAGGCCCATCAGGCCCGCATGCAGATCCTCGACGCGATGGAAGCCTGCATCCCCGAACCCGCGCCGCTGTCGCCCAACGCCCCCCGCATCTTCACGATGAACATCGACGTGGACAAGATCCGCGACGTGATCGGCCCGGGCGGCAAGATCATCCGCAACATCGTCCAGGAGAGCGGCGCCAAGATCAACGTCGAGGACGACGGCAGCGTGTACATCTGCGCCGTGTCGCCCGACAGCGTCGAAAAAGCCCGCCGCATGATCCACGACATCGTCCGCGAGGTCGAAGCCGGAGAGGCGTTCTACGGCACCGTCACCCGACTGATGGCCTTCGGCGCTTTCGTCGAAGTGCTGCCCGGCAAGGAAGGCCTGCTTCACATCAGCGAGATCAGCACCAAACACATCGGCAAGGTAGAAGACGTTTTCGCCCCCGGCGATCACGTCATCGTCGAAGTCAAGGAGATCGACGACCAGAACCGCATCAACCTGTCGCGCCGCCGCCTGCTGGCCGACCCCGCCCTGATCGAGTCGGCCGGGCTGACGCAGTACCTTCCCGCAGAGGAAGAGCGCGACAAAATGATCGCCGCTTTGCCCGACGCATCCGCCCCTTCGCGCGACAGAACTCCCCGCCGCGACGGCGACCGCGAGCGCCGGGGCGACCGCGGTCCGTTCCGCCGCGACCGCCGTTGA
- a CDS encoding GntR family transcriptional regulator produces MTLEELMPRISGDKAASYYIANVLREAIYRGILQENEQLLQNQLAARMGVSPIPLREALKQLEIEGLVEFRGRRGAIVSGLSLEDAREIYDMITWLEVGIMKVSFDLISNALIQEEEVLLDRMEKEEDPVKWRDMNVLFHSSLYEPADRPMTLDMLAKLRRQVDRYIRNHLSSMRKESEEQHREILAGVKAHDLDRTLKALESHLVNTSKDLQAYMRHVQNRNHE; encoded by the coding sequence ATGACATTGGAAGAGCTGATGCCTCGTATCAGCGGAGACAAGGCCGCCTCGTACTACATCGCCAACGTGCTGCGCGAGGCCATTTATCGGGGAATTCTTCAGGAAAACGAGCAGTTGCTGCAGAACCAGCTCGCGGCGCGGATGGGCGTCAGCCCGATCCCGCTGCGGGAAGCTTTGAAGCAGCTCGAGATCGAAGGGCTGGTCGAATTCCGCGGCCGTCGCGGCGCGATCGTTTCCGGGCTGAGCCTTGAAGACGCCCGCGAAATTTACGACATGATCACCTGGCTCGAAGTCGGCATCATGAAAGTCTCCTTCGACCTGATCTCGAACGCGCTGATCCAGGAAGAAGAGGTGCTGCTGGACAGGATGGAAAAAGAGGAAGATCCCGTCAAATGGCGCGACATGAACGTGCTCTTCCATTCCTCGCTGTACGAGCCGGCCGACCGACCGATGACGCTCGATATGCTCGCCAAACTGCGCCGTCAGGTCGACCGTTACATCCGCAACCATCTCAGTTCCATGCGCAAGGAATCGGAGGAGCAGCACCGCGAAATCCTTGCCGGCGTGAAGGCCCATGACCTCGACCGCACGCTCAAGGCTCTGGAAAGCCACCTTGTCAACACGTCCAAGGACCTTCAGGCTTATATGCGCCACGTCCAGAATCGCAATCACGAATAA
- the thrS gene encoding threonine--tRNA ligase, translated as MFKYHGPEGQLLESDALKAGDILSRWKLDKGAVAAFVDGEEKDLDVVVDHDAEVKPITPETEEGLEIVRHSTAHLLAEAVMNLYPAAKVAIGPTIKDGFYYDIEFPETVSEEILPALEKEMRRIAKRSIPLRRERVGVADAIKLFKERSDPYKVEILEGVGDETVNLYWQDDYVDLCRGPHVPNTRFLKHFKLLSMAGAYWRGDEHNIMLTRIYGTAFNTQEELDAYIARMEEARRRDHRKLGRELDLFSLHNEGVGFPFFHPKGMVVMNKLMSFWRRLHFLNGYSEARTPQILNRDLWLQSGHWDHYRENMYFTTIDDIPHAIKPMNCPGGIIIYKTSKHSYRELPIRMGELGVVHRHELSGALHGLMRVRCFTQDDAHHFCTPEQIKDEVKLIMKLEDYVYTHVFGFKYHVELSTRPENSMGSDELWEIAENALRETLEETGTPYVLNPGDGAFYGPKIDFHLEDCIGRTWQCGTIQLDFTMPEKFDMTYVGADGKEHRPVMLHRTILGSIERFMGILIENYAGAFPYWLAPVQVKLLAVSDDHLSYAREVAEKLQDLNVRVEIDRRDEKLGRKIRDAQMEKVPYMLVIGDKEVEARTVAVRDRAKGDLGSMDFAAFTGLLAEQYDPEKENFRVRLGQ; from the coding sequence ATGTTCAAATATCATGGCCCCGAAGGGCAATTGCTTGAAAGCGACGCGCTCAAGGCCGGAGACATCCTTTCCCGGTGGAAGCTGGACAAGGGGGCCGTCGCCGCTTTCGTCGACGGAGAGGAAAAAGATCTCGACGTCGTGGTCGATCATGACGCGGAAGTCAAGCCGATCACGCCGGAGACGGAGGAAGGACTGGAAATCGTCCGCCATTCCACGGCGCACCTGCTGGCCGAGGCCGTCATGAATCTGTACCCGGCCGCCAAGGTGGCCATCGGTCCGACGATCAAAGACGGCTTTTACTACGACATCGAATTCCCCGAGACCGTTTCCGAGGAGATCCTGCCCGCCCTCGAAAAGGAAATGCGCCGCATCGCCAAGCGCTCCATCCCGCTGCGCCGCGAGCGGGTCGGCGTCGCCGACGCCATCAAACTGTTCAAGGAACGCAGCGATCCCTACAAAGTCGAAATCCTCGAGGGCGTCGGCGACGAGACCGTCAACCTGTACTGGCAGGACGATTACGTCGATCTGTGCCGCGGCCCGCACGTGCCCAACACGCGCTTTCTGAAGCACTTCAAGCTGCTGTCGATGGCCGGGGCGTACTGGCGCGGCGACGAGCACAACATCATGCTGACCCGCATCTACGGCACCGCCTTCAACACGCAGGAAGAGCTCGACGCCTACATCGCCCGCATGGAAGAGGCGCGCCGCCGCGACCACCGCAAGCTGGGCAGGGAACTCGACCTGTTCAGCCTGCACAACGAGGGCGTCGGTTTCCCGTTCTTCCATCCCAAAGGCATGGTCGTCATGAACAAACTCATGTCCTTCTGGCGCCGTCTGCATTTCCTCAACGGCTACAGCGAGGCCCGCACGCCGCAGATCCTCAACCGCGATCTGTGGCTCCAGTCCGGCCACTGGGACCATTACCGCGAGAACATGTACTTCACCACCATCGACGACATCCCGCACGCGATCAAGCCGATGAACTGCCCCGGCGGCATCATCATCTACAAGACGAGCAAGCACAGTTACCGCGAGCTGCCCATCCGCATGGGCGAGCTGGGCGTCGTGCACCGGCACGAGCTCTCCGGCGCGCTGCACGGGCTCATGCGCGTGCGCTGCTTCACCCAGGACGACGCGCATCACTTCTGCACGCCCGAACAGATCAAGGACGAAGTGAAGCTGATCATGAAGCTGGAAGATTACGTGTACACGCACGTCTTCGGCTTCAAGTACCACGTCGAGCTCTCGACCCGCCCAGAGAACTCCATGGGCAGCGACGAGCTCTGGGAGATCGCCGAGAACGCCCTGCGCGAGACGCTCGAGGAGACCGGCACGCCCTACGTGCTCAATCCCGGCGACGGCGCCTTCTACGGCCCCAAGATCGACTTCCATCTCGAAGACTGCATCGGCCGCACCTGGCAGTGCGGCACCATCCAGCTCGACTTCACGATGCCCGAGAAGTTCGATATGACCTACGTCGGCGCCGACGGCAAGGAACATCGGCCCGTCATGCTGCACCGCACGATTTTGGGCAGCATCGAGCGCTTCATGGGCATCCTCATCGAGAACTACGCCGGCGCGTTCCCTTATTGGCTGGCCCCCGTGCAGGTCAAGCTGCTCGCGGTGAGCGACGACCATCTGTCCTACGCCCGCGAGGTGGCCGAGAAGCTCCAGGATCTGAACGTCCGCGTCGAGATCGACCGCCGCGACGAAAAGCTGGGACGCAAGATCCGCGACGCGCAGATGGAAAAGGTGCCCTATATGCTCGTGATCGGCGACAAGGAAGTGGAAGCGCGCACCGTGGCCGTCCGCGACCGCGCCAAGGGCGACCTCGGCAGCATGGATTTCGCCGCCTTCACCGGGCTTTTGGCGGAACAGTACGATCCGGAGAAGGAAAACTTCCGCGTCAGGCTCGGCCAGTAA
- a CDS encoding type II toxin-antitoxin system RelE/ParE family toxin yields the protein MTRYETAISCQAERDLREIFEYIAFELLAPENANSQLTRLERAIGKLETFPEKYRQYAKEPWKSRNLRVMPVDDYCVFYIPDTEEMTATVIRVIYGGRDIDKQLEQFTDDMPEV from the coding sequence ATGACGAGATATGAGACGGCTATTTCTTGCCAAGCAGAGCGGGACCTGCGGGAAATATTCGAATATATCGCCTTTGAACTGCTCGCTCCCGAGAATGCGAATTCTCAACTTACACGGCTGGAACGTGCGATAGGGAAACTTGAAACGTTTCCGGAAAAGTACAGGCAATATGCAAAAGAACCTTGGAAAAGCAGGAATCTCAGGGTAATGCCGGTAGATGATTATTGTGTTTTCTATATCCCCGACACGGAAGAAATGACGGCAACTGTCATTCGTGTGATCTATGGCGGCAGAGATATAGATAAACAATTGGAACAGTTCACAGATGATATGCCAGAGGTATGA
- a CDS encoding L-threonine 3-dehydrogenase, with product MKKIMVSGCLGQIGTELVTKLRRDYGAENVLATDIREDSAHVLPEGPFVILDARDGKKYAEQVEKFKPDTIYHLAGLLSATAEKKPQLAWDININGVYNALECGRIYHSAVFFPSSIAAFGPDTPRDKTPQDTLQRPNTIYGVTKVASELLAEYYHKKWGVDTRGVRFPGLISYKTLPGGGTTDYAVDIYYQAVQQGKYTSYIARGTYMDMMYIPDAIDGMIQLMEADPSRLVHRCCFNITSMSFEPEQVAAAIRAHIPSFAMDYAVDPVRQAIADSWPNSLDDSAARAEWDWDPKYDLESMTVDMLKNLRAKLGDKAKF from the coding sequence ATGAAAAAGATCATGGTTTCTGGCTGTCTCGGCCAGATCGGCACAGAGCTCGTCACCAAGCTGAGACGTGATTACGGCGCGGAAAACGTTCTCGCGACCGATATCCGCGAGGACTCGGCCCATGTCCTTCCCGAGGGGCCTTTTGTGATTCTCGACGCCCGCGACGGCAAAAAGTACGCGGAGCAGGTCGAAAAGTTCAAGCCGGACACGATCTATCATTTGGCCGGACTGCTTTCCGCGACGGCCGAGAAGAAACCTCAGCTCGCCTGGGACATCAACATCAACGGGGTCTACAACGCCCTCGAATGCGGTCGGATCTATCACAGCGCCGTCTTTTTCCCCAGTTCCATCGCCGCCTTCGGCCCCGATACGCCTCGCGACAAAACGCCGCAGGACACGCTGCAGCGCCCCAATACGATCTACGGCGTGACGAAAGTGGCCAGCGAACTCCTGGCGGAATATTACCATAAAAAATGGGGCGTCGATACCCGCGGTGTGCGTTTCCCCGGCCTGATCTCCTACAAGACGCTGCCCGGCGGCGGCACCACCGATTACGCCGTCGACATCTACTATCAGGCCGTGCAGCAGGGCAAGTACACCAGCTACATCGCCAGGGGCACCTACATGGACATGATGTACATCCCCGACGCGATCGACGGCATGATCCAGCTGATGGAAGCCGATCCGTCGCGGCTGGTCCACCGCTGCTGCTTCAACATCACCAGCATGAGTTTCGAGCCGGAACAGGTCGCCGCGGCGATCCGCGCCCATATCCCTTCGTTCGCGATGGATTACGCCGTCGATCCCGTGCGCCAGGCCATCGCCGACAGCTGGCCGAACTCTCTCGACGATTCGGCTGCCAGGGCGGAATGGGACTGGGATCCCAAATACGATCTGGAGAGCATGACGGTGGACATGCTCAAGAACCTGCGCGCCAAACTCGGCGACAAGGCGAAGTTTTAA
- the dut gene encoding dUTP diphosphatase → MTLTVRIRRENDDIPLPEYATDQAAGMDLRASEDLVLEPGQIAGVGTGLHIELPAGYEAQIRPRSGLALKHGISVPNAPGTIDADYRGEIRVILVNLGREPFPIHAGDRIAQMVVAPVTRVSWQPSETLNETGRQSGGFGSTGTR, encoded by the coding sequence ATGACGCTGACCGTCAGGATCCGGCGCGAGAACGACGACATCCCGCTGCCCGAGTACGCGACTGACCAGGCGGCGGGGATGGACCTTCGCGCCAGCGAAGATCTGGTGCTCGAACCCGGCCAAATCGCCGGCGTCGGGACCGGCCTTCACATCGAACTGCCCGCAGGGTACGAGGCGCAGATCCGTCCCCGAAGCGGACTGGCTTTGAAGCACGGCATTTCGGTGCCGAACGCGCCGGGCACGATCGACGCCGATTACCGCGGAGAGATCCGCGTGATTTTGGTGAATCTGGGCCGCGAGCCTTTTCCCATCCATGCGGGCGACCGTATCGCCCAGATGGTGGTGGCTCCCGTCACGCGGGTCAGCTGGCAGCCCAGCGAAACGCTCAACGAGACAGGCCGCCAGAGCGGCGGCTTCGGAAGCACGGGGACCCGTTAG